A portion of the Limnochordia bacterium genome contains these proteins:
- a CDS encoding Hsp70 family protein, which translates to MSKIIGIDLGTTNSAVAYIDRGKPRIVMINGRPLLPSVVGIDNEGKILVGEPARNQYLLYPERTVKSVKRHMGSDQHFSLGKSSYSPQEISAFILRQLKESAERELGEKVEKAVITVPAHFSDAQRQATKDAGEIAGLEVVRIINEPTAAALAYSMTDRLSAKVLVYDLGGGTFDVSIVEINGDIIEVLASSGDNELGGDDFDEAIVQQLATSFQSEHGIDLRKERRSESRLVRAAELAKIQLSDRPYIQITENFLAQKDGEPLNLSYELSRMDFNSMIQDMLTRTVDCVRQVLKDAKLDHHDIDQVVLVGGSTLIPLVSEILTEELNKQPDREINPAECVAIGAAIQAGIIAGEEIDKILVDVAPHSLGVSCLDFSYGIPDPDAFSVIIPRNTPIPCSKSEVYYTVHDHQKAVEIEVYQGESKTASENVFLGNFTLTDLPDGKAGEVKIIVNFDYDIDGIVRVSAAEKTGGKEKAITITDAKERMSQAEIARARAAMASAEYASGELPVATQELVKEARAAIDKVDPRLAKKLKNVISALEEAWQQEDDARFDELEDALIDLLYEADEQE; encoded by the coding sequence GTGAGTAAAATCATCGGTATTGATTTGGGAACAACGAATTCTGCAGTAGCTTACATTGATCGGGGGAAACCGCGTATTGTGATGATCAATGGCAGGCCGCTGTTGCCTTCGGTGGTAGGAATAGATAACGAAGGTAAGATCCTAGTGGGGGAACCGGCCCGAAACCAGTATTTGCTTTATCCCGAACGGACGGTAAAGTCTGTTAAACGCCATATGGGGAGTGATCAACACTTTAGCCTTGGGAAGAGTAGTTATTCTCCCCAAGAGATCTCTGCCTTCATTTTACGCCAACTAAAGGAAAGCGCTGAGCGGGAGTTAGGAGAAAAGGTGGAAAAGGCCGTCATTACTGTACCAGCTCATTTCTCCGATGCTCAACGCCAGGCCACCAAGGATGCTGGAGAGATAGCCGGTTTAGAGGTGGTACGGATTATAAATGAGCCCACCGCGGCAGCCTTAGCTTATAGCATGACCGATCGGTTGAGCGCCAAGGTCTTGGTGTATGATCTCGGTGGCGGCACCTTTGATGTGTCGATTGTGGAGATTAACGGTGATATTATCGAAGTACTTGCTAGCTCAGGGGACAATGAACTCGGTGGAGATGATTTTGATGAGGCCATCGTCCAACAACTTGCCACAAGTTTTCAGAGCGAACACGGTATTGATCTGCGGAAGGAACGTCGCAGTGAGAGCCGCCTAGTTCGGGCTGCTGAACTGGCCAAGATACAGTTGTCTGATCGGCCATATATACAGATAACCGAGAATTTCTTAGCTCAAAAGGATGGAGAGCCCTTGAATCTGAGCTATGAACTATCTCGGATGGACTTCAATAGTATGATTCAAGATATGCTGACCCGTACCGTTGATTGTGTCCGACAGGTCTTAAAAGATGCGAAGCTAGATCATCATGATATTGACCAAGTGGTGCTTGTGGGTGGCTCCACTCTAATTCCTTTAGTCAGCGAGATTTTAACCGAGGAGTTGAATAAGCAACCGGACCGAGAGATCAACCCAGCAGAGTGTGTAGCGATTGGGGCGGCGATTCAAGCGGGCATTATCGCCGGCGAAGAGATCGATAAGATTCTAGTTGATGTGGCTCCCCATTCTTTGGGAGTATCCTGCCTAGATTTTAGCTATGGTATTCCGGATCCCGATGCTTTTAGTGTGATCATCCCGAGAAACACCCCGATTCCCTGCTCAAAGTCCGAGGTGTACTACACGGTCCATGATCATCAGAAGGCAGTAGAGATCGAGGTTTATCAAGGTGAATCGAAGACTGCTTCCGAAAACGTGTTCCTCGGCAATTTCACTTTAACCGATCTGCCAGATGGGAAAGCCGGTGAAGTGAAGATTATCGTCAACTTCGATTATGACATAGACGGTATCGTAAGAGTCAGTGCCGCTGAGAAGACAGGCGGCAAAGAGAAAGCGATTACGATTACCGATGCCAAGGAGCGGATGAGTCAGGCGGAAATTGCCAGAGCCAGGGCTGCCATGGCAAGTGCCGAATATGCCAGTGGTGAGTTGCCCGTTGCCACACAGGAATTGGTTAAGGAAGCCCGGGCGGCTATAGATAAAGTCGATCCAAGGTTAGCGAAGAAACTTAAAAACGTCATTTCTGCCCTCGAAGAGGCTTGGCAGCAAGAGGATGATGCGCGTTTTGATGAACTTGAGGATGCCCTCATCGATCTGTTATATGAAGCTGATGAGCAGGAGTAA